The nucleotide sequence CGCTTGGCCTCCAGATTGGCCACGGCCTTGTCGCCGAAACTGAGCGAGGCGCGTCCCGGGAAAATGCTGCGCTCGCGCAGCACGGCGCCGCCGTGGGTGCGGGTGAGGTAGCCCTGGCGGGCCAGACTGCTGAGGTCGGCGCGCAGGGTGACCTCGCTCACGGCGAATTTGCGGGCCAGCTCCGCGATATGCAGGCGGCCGTTTTTCTGGAGCAGTTCGAGGATTTTCTGCTGTCTTTCCTCGGTGAACACGTGGCGCTCCGGGCTTGGGCGTGGGAGGCGGTGAAAGCCGCGGCCGGGCGCTCTGCTGCGGGACGGTGCTGCGCCGCGGCCTGGGTTTTCGTTAGCTTTCGATTGGTTTCGGGAAATATACATGCCGGGGGGACAGGGGTCAAGGGGGAAGGAGAAGGTGTACTGTTTCCTTGAAAAAGCTATGATTCCTGTGTTACGTTAAATTAACTACCAATAAAAGGAGACAAAATGTTTGATAAGAGAAAAATCAGGAAGGAAATGAAACAAGTTAGACGAAATTTAAATCAGATAGATAACGATTATTCCAAATTTGTTAGACAAGCCATAAGCGAGAATAAAAGCCAAGATGACATAAGGCAAAGAGAAGACGAATGGCATTATTATGGCAGCGCCGAAAAAACACGAATAGATGAGTTGTTGACACAATTATTTAGAATAAAAGCAGATAAATACGACATTGAATTGCCCGATTATTCCGAAACGAAATATTGGGAAGAAGATTATGGTCGTAAACGCTTGACTCGGCTCGGCAGGCAACATGTCAGAGAATTAATAAGGAATGAAAGGCAAGAGCGGTGGGAATTCTTTATGAAAGTCACTACACTTCTGACCGGCTTGGGTGGAGTAATCATCGGGATACTGTCCATAACCTGCAAGTGACAGAGCACACCTCTGTTCCCCCCCTTTAGCAAAGGGGGGTTAGGGGGGATTTAACCAGATAGTCCGCCTTATCACTTTACAAAATCCGCTCCTCATAAACAGAATACAAGAAGCGGAAAAGAAAAATTAATTCTATTAAATCCCCCTCGATCCCCCTTTTCCAAAGGGGGAGGCTTTAAAGCCTGCTTTTTCGGCTTTCCCCCCCCTTTAGCAAAGGGGGGTTAGGGGGGATTTAACCAGACAGTCCGCTTTATCACCTTATAAACCACCATGTACGACTACAACGACAATCTAATCCACCTCTCCCGCGACCTGCGCTCCCGGCCCACTGACAGCGAAACCCGTCTCTGGCAAAGGCTGCGCAGGAAACAAATCAACGGGGTGCAGTTCTACCGTCAGAAACCCCTGGGAAATTACATCGTGGATTTCTACGCTCCAGCCGCCGCTCTGGTGATTGAGGTGGACGGCGGCCAGCACCTGGAGCCGGAGCAGGCGGAGAAGGATAAAATCCGCGATGAGCACCTGAGAAGTCGGGGGCTGCTTGTTCTGCGCTTCGACAGCCGTCAGGTGCTTCTTGAAACAGAGGCCGTGGTACAGGAGATAGCCCGAAAAGTTGAGGAAAGAAAAGGCGTTATTGGATAAATCCCCCTCAATCCCCCTTTTCCAAAGGGGGAGGCAAAAAGCAAAAGGAACCGCAGACTGAGTAATTACGGCAGGTTCGGGATGCCGCCTCTGTTCCCCCCTTAACAAAGGGGGAAGTGAAAACCAAAAGGGCACGGCATGCCGTGCCTCTACATGAAAAGAACCTGCCCCTCCCCTGCCACCCGCTCTTATCCCTTCACCCCCCCTCACTCCCTATAGAACGCCGCCGCGCCAAAACTCACCGCGCTCTGGGTCGAGTGCTCGTGCCAGGTCTGGTAGCCCAGCTCCACACCACGGCAGCCCGCGGGCAGCACCTCCAGCAGAAGGGCCAGGGTGGAGAACCCGCAGACATGGTAGCGGTCGCGTACTTTGGCATTGGCATGGCAGAACGTTTCAATGTCACGCGTGGCCAGGGCGGCCAGAAGCTGGCGGTCCACGGCGGCGGCCTCGCGGGTGAGCTGGATGCCCGGCTTGCGGTCGCCGAACTTCAGCCCCACATGCGAGAAATCCACCCCCGCCACGAGCAGGGTGCGGCAGGCGGGCGAATCCAGCAGTGCGGCGAGCTGAGCGATCACCGGCCCCAGGGCCTCCAGCGCGGAGGGACGCCCCACCCCGGACTCGATCAGCGGGCCGTACAGGCTGCCGCAGAGGACCGGCACCAGGCTGAACGGCCCGGCGAGCACGTGCTGCAAGAGAACCACCTGGAACTCGATCGAATGCTCGCCGCGGTGGACAAAATCATCCGGGGCGGCCAGAGCCCCGGCCGCGCTGCGCAGGGAGCGCACGGCCAGACGGTCGGTGGGCACTGTGCCCAGGGGGGTGACAAAGTCCTTGTCCGTGATGGAAAAGACCCCATCGACCAGGTTGTGCCCCACCCCCAGGACCACCACCCGGTCGTAGCTCCGTCCCCGCAGGGTGTTGTAGGCCGCGGCGTACAGCTTGCGCCCCACCTCCAGCTCGATATGCGGGGCCACCAGGGCCGCGATCTCGCGCCCGGCCAGGGGCATGGCCGCCAGGGGCGCAGCGCCTGCACCAGGGCCCAGAAACTCGCTCACCCAGGCGCGGGCCGCGGCTTTCTCTTTGGGATAGGACTTGCCAGCCAGGGCGGCCGGGCGTTGACTGCGGTTCAGGAAAGCCTGGACCAGATACTGGCGCGCGGCCTGGAAGCGTTGGTTGTCCAGGAGGTAAACCTCATCCAGCTGCCGGATGAACCCCTGGACCGCGTCCTGCGGGATGGCCTCGGCCGTGGCCTGGCCGCCCTTGGGGGCGGCGACCGCGCAGAGCGCGCGGTGGATGTCCTCCAAGGTCCGGCTGCCGTCCAGCAGCCGCAGCACCGGGGCGGTCTCGGCGCGCAGCGCCAGGGCGCCGTCAGCTCCGGCCAGCTCCAGCGGGTCGCGCACCACAATCAGACGTGTGCCGTCCTCCGTGGCCATGGGCACCAGGTCGAGGTCGTTCCTGAGCCTGGGACGGTAGGGGTGCTCCGTGATCAAAACCGCCGCCTCTCAAAAAACGGTTGGAAACGAAACGGGACCGCATCCAGCTTAACCGGATCGAGGCCGGTTTTGATACAGAATCATTCGCTCCGCACTGGGCCTCTCAGAGGAAACGGCAGAGTACCGGCAACGCGTAGCAGACTGTCAGCAGCAGGAACGCAACCGTCATCGCCAGCGCCAGCGGCGGCCTTTTCCGCCCCGCGGGCGGCTTGAAATAGGCCAGTTGCCAGACAAAACGCCAGGCCCAGAACACCGCGCAGAGCAGGTCGAAACCCAGGGCCAGGCCCTCCGCCGCGGCCAGCTCGCGGGCATAGACCAGAGACAGGCCCCCGAGCATGAACAGCAGCAGGTACAGGGCCACGTGGATCGTGTACACAATCCGCCGGTTGGCGACCGATATCCCGCCGAAATCCTCCGCCCAGCCGAACACGCGGTGGAACCGGGTATGGAATACCGCCAGCAGCAAAGTCAGCACGCCGCCCAGGTAGATACTCACAGACTGGAGCATGGTCCGAATCTTCCTCGGTTACAGGGCGTCAGTCCTTCCGGTCCGCCTCATCGGCCTTGGCCGCGGGGATGCGGATCAGGATCCAGGTCAGCGGGATGAAAATCAGCAGGGCCAGCCAGGGCATCAGCCAGCCGAAACTGCCGGTGAACGACTCATACCAGGCCGCCACGGGACGGTTGGCCACCTCGGAGGCCCAGTCGAACATCGGGCTGGTGGTGAAATTGAGCTTGAGGAAGACAAACACGGCCAGGAGCACGGCGGTCAGACTCTCTCCGGCCACGAACCCGCTGGCCAGCAGAAGGCCGTTGTTCTCCGCCGCGGTCTTGGCCTTCTCGCTGCGCTTGCGCAGCCGCAGGTCGAGCACCCACTTGATCGCCCCGCCCACGAAAATGGCGAAAGTGGAGTTGAACGGCAGGTACATGCCCACGGCCACCAGCATGGGCGAGCCGCCGCCCACCAGGATCAGCCCCAGGGCGAAAAAGCCGCCCATGATCACCAGGGGCCAGGCCATCTCGCCGCCCACGATGCCCTTGGCCATCAGGGCCATCAGCCCGGCCTGCGGCGCGGGCAGCTCGGCCCCGCCGATTCCGCCGGGCGTGTAGTTGTGCAGCAGCCAGAGCGGCCCGGCCAGCACCAGCGAGGCGGCTATCACACCGATTATCTCGGCCACCTCCATGTGCTTGGGCGTTCCGCCCAGGATATGCCCGACCTTGAGGTCCTGCAGCATGTCTCCGGCGATGCCGGCGGTGCAGCAGACCACGCCCGCCACTCCCAGCACGGCCGCGATCCCGGCCATGCCGGTGGTGCCCATCCAGACCATCAGAAGCGCCGCCACGAGCAGGGTCGAAAGGGTGAGGCCCGAGATGGGGTTGTTCGAGCCGCCGATCAGCCCCACCAGGTAGCCGGCCACCGCGCTGAACAGGAATCCGGCCACGGTCATCACCAGCGCGGCCACCAGGGCGCTCAGGAAGTTGCCCGAGAAATACCAGTAGAGGCCCGTGATCGGGATCACCAGTCCGATTATGCCGAAAGTGACCCACTTGAAATTCATGTCGGTCTCGAGACGGTTGGGCTTGAACTTCCCGGCCTGGCTGAGACGGAAATCGGAGAACGCCTTGCCGATCCCGTCCATCAGCGGCTTGCGCATGCGCGCCAGGGTGTAGAAAGCACTGACCAGCATGGTGCCCACAGCGAACGGACGCACCTGGGTGCGCCAGACCTGGTTGGCTATTTCGAGCCAGTCCTGGCCCGCAACATGGTAGACATCCAGGCCGCCGTTGAAGAACATGGCGATTGGGATGAAAACGAGCCAGCCCAGCACGCCGCCGCCGAAGACCCAGGCCGAAAGCCGCACCCCGATGATGTAGCCCACTCCCACCAGGGCCGGCGAGGCCGAGGGGGTCTGGAACAGCATCCCTCCGCCGTAGGAGGCCCCGGCGCTGGCGGAGGTGCCGGGAAACAGGTCCATCTGGCTGGTTCTGAACGGGAAATAGCTGGTCACGCT is from bacterium and encodes:
- a CDS encoding DeoR family transcriptional regulator, with amino-acid sequence MFTEERQQKILELLQKNGRLHIAELARKFAVSEVTLRADLSSLARQGYLTRTHGGAVLRERSIFPGRASLSFGDKAVANLEAKR
- a CDS encoding endonuclease domain-containing protein; this encodes MYDYNDNLIHLSRDLRSRPTDSETRLWQRLRRKQINGVQFYRQKPLGNYIVDFYAPAAALVIEVDGGQHLEPEQAEKDKIRDEHLRSRGLLVLRFDSRQVLLETEAVVQEIARKVEERKGVIG
- the amrB gene encoding AmmeMemoRadiSam system protein B, yielding MITEHPYRPRLRNDLDLVPMATEDGTRLIVVRDPLELAGADGALALRAETAPVLRLLDGSRTLEDIHRALCAVAAPKGGQATAEAIPQDAVQGFIRQLDEVYLLDNQRFQAARQYLVQAFLNRSQRPAALAGKSYPKEKAAARAWVSEFLGPGAGAAPLAAMPLAGREIAALVAPHIELEVGRKLYAAAYNTLRGRSYDRVVVLGVGHNLVDGVFSITDKDFVTPLGTVPTDRLAVRSLRSAAGALAAPDDFVHRGEHSIEFQVVLLQHVLAGPFSLVPVLCGSLYGPLIESGVGRPSALEALGPVIAQLAALLDSPACRTLLVAGVDFSHVGLKFGDRKPGIQLTREAAAVDRQLLAALATRDIETFCHANAKVRDRYHVCGFSTLALLLEVLPAGCRGVELGYQTWHEHSTQSAVSFGAAAFYRE
- a CDS encoding oligopeptide transporter, OPT family codes for the protein MSDGKEFKPFVPADTKMKEFTFRALFLGVGMAVVLGAANAYLGMKAGLTVSATFPAAVVAMAVLRVFRGSVLEENIARTTASVGEALVAGAIFTLPAFMIAGVWTDVNYWDSTLIMAVGGVLGVLFVIILRRPLVEEADLPFPESRACAEVVKAGQHGQTGAKYVFGAMGLAAVFEFFKNGNGIRLIRESVTSYFPFRTSQMDLFPGTSASAGASYGGGMLFQTPSASPALVGVGYIIGVRLSAWVFGGGVLGWLVFIPIAMFFNGGLDVYHVAGQDWLEIANQVWRTQVRPFAVGTMLVSAFYTLARMRKPLMDGIGKAFSDFRLSQAGKFKPNRLETDMNFKWVTFGIIGLVIPITGLYWYFSGNFLSALVAALVMTVAGFLFSAVAGYLVGLIGGSNNPISGLTLSTLLVAALLMVWMGTTGMAGIAAVLGVAGVVCCTAGIAGDMLQDLKVGHILGGTPKHMEVAEIIGVIAASLVLAGPLWLLHNYTPGGIGGAELPAPQAGLMALMAKGIVGGEMAWPLVIMGGFFALGLILVGGGSPMLVAVGMYLPFNSTFAIFVGGAIKWVLDLRLRKRSEKAKTAAENNGLLLASGFVAGESLTAVLLAVFVFLKLNFTTSPMFDWASEVANRPVAAWYESFTGSFGWLMPWLALLIFIPLTWILIRIPAAKADEADRKD